tTGAGTTCATcttcactcctgaccctgtgaagagtgaagatgatgaagagaaacctcagtcctctcagcttcatcaaagacaaactgaacacctggaaacagaagctgatggagaggactgtggaggaccagaaccagccaggagctcagatccagagagacatttacaacCTGAGATTGAGGACAaccctggagactcttctgaaccagAGGCTGAGGACAaccctggagactcttctgaaccagAGGCTGAGGACAaccctggagactcttctgaagacgctgaggacaaccctggagactcttctgaagacaCTGAAGACAACCCTGGAGACTCTCCTGAACCAGACACTGAAGACGGTGCTAGTTGGAGGGAGACCGGAGAACCTCAGTCAGGTTCAAACTCCCAGGAAAATAAACAAGACCCTGTCAGCGATTCAAGGTGTAGTGCTGGAGAGAAACGCTTTAGATGCTCTCAGTGCAGGAAAAGATTTGTCCGCAAGTTAGGTCTGAAAGTTCACATGAGAgttcacacaggagagaaaccattcagctgctcagtctgtaagaaatccTTTTCAGTGAGAGGTCAGTTAAAGAGCCACATGGCAGTTCATACTGCAGAAAAACcatacagctgctcagtctgtgagaAATCATTTAAACAGGAAAGAAGTTTAAATAGACACATGATAGAACACACTGCAGTGAAACCATaccgctgctcagtctgtaagaaatattttacaataaaggGAAATTTAACAATTCACATGAGAGTTcatacaggagagaaaccatatggctgctcagtctgtaagaaatattttacaataaagtCAGGTTTAACAAGTCATATGAGAGTTcatacaggagagaaaccatacagctgctcagtctgtaatcaATCATTTACACAGGCTAATAGTTTAAATAGACACATGAGCGTTcatacaggagagaaaccatacagctgctcagtctgtaataaATCATTTGCACAGGGAAACAGTTTAAAGATACACATGAGGACGCACATAACCAATCAGCCGCAGTGTTTCAGACTGAAGATGGATGACCAAGCTACATCTGATGAGACACATGATGAGGCCGAAGTGACTGATGATCGGAAAGATTCCCTCAGTCCGTTTTAAAATCTCTAAAGAGTAACAAAGGTCCTGTCGGTG
This portion of the Pseudochaenichthys georgianus unplaced genomic scaffold, fPseGeo1.2 scaffold_690_arrow_ctg1, whole genome shotgun sequence genome encodes:
- the LOC117443857 gene encoding zinc finger protein 260-like, with translation MERPLLSAGLQPQLQVHRADVQQLVVKEEVPPEQQEWSSSLDQEDPEPPPDIKEEQEELWISPEGEQLQGLEEADIIEFIFTPDPVKSEDDEEKPQSSQLHQRQTEHLETEADGEDCGGPEPARSSDPERHLQPEIEDNPGDSSEPEAEDNPGDSSEPEAEDNPGDSSEDAEDNPGDSSEDTEDNPGDSPEPDTEDGASWRETGEPQSGSNSQENKQDPVSDSRCSAGEKRFRCSQCRKRFVRKLGLKVHMRVHTGEKPFSCSVCKKSFSVRGQLKSHMAVHTAEKPYSCSVCEKSFKQERSLNRHMIEHTAVKPYRCSVCKKYFTIKGNLTIHMRVHTGEKPYGCSVCKKYFTIKSGLTSHMRVHTGEKPYSCSVCNQSFTQANSLNRHMSVHTGEKPYSCSVCNKSFAQGNSLKIHMRTHITNQPQCFRLKMDDQATSDETHDEAEVTDDRKDSLSPF